The following coding sequences lie in one Armatimonadia bacterium genomic window:
- a CDS encoding M20/M25/M40 family metallo-hydrolase, translating into MQELLRDLLGRLLVTHAPTGDEAEMERLSRELLTGYCDEVWVDPNDNVIGKIKGHSSADGVLLMAHKDEISAIVRKIDEDGKIWMDPLGGCVPWVYGEGPFDLLGDEVVTGVLSVGSRHSSHLTPKVSEAKQKALNWEMCHIHCKLNRAQLAEKGILVGVRGCVARSRKQPFYLGDCVGGFGLDDKAGVAILVLVAELLRSAGRRPALDLYLAVTSAEETGCGGGAYVSRTVPASTQIAIEIAPVAEEYPVALGPDPVILYKDVTMQYHKGLADQLARTADEVCGGHQRMLVRSFGSDASSAARYGLAGRAGCIGFPTENTHGFEVGHLGAMENCARVLARLASGD; encoded by the coding sequence ATGCAAGAGCTGCTACGCGATCTGCTGGGACGTCTGCTCGTGACTCATGCCCCAACCGGCGATGAGGCTGAGATGGAGCGTCTGAGTCGTGAGTTGCTCACCGGGTACTGCGATGAGGTGTGGGTCGATCCCAATGACAATGTGATCGGCAAGATCAAGGGGCATAGCAGTGCCGACGGTGTGCTGCTCATGGCCCACAAGGACGAGATCTCCGCCATCGTCCGCAAGATCGACGAGGACGGGAAGATCTGGATGGACCCGCTCGGGGGCTGTGTGCCCTGGGTGTATGGCGAAGGCCCCTTCGATCTGCTGGGAGATGAGGTTGTGACGGGCGTGCTGTCCGTCGGCAGTCGGCACTCGAGCCACCTGACGCCGAAGGTGAGTGAGGCGAAGCAGAAGGCGCTGAACTGGGAGATGTGTCACATCCACTGCAAGCTGAACCGGGCGCAACTGGCGGAGAAAGGCATCCTCGTCGGCGTCCGCGGTTGTGTGGCGAGATCACGCAAGCAACCTTTCTACCTGGGCGACTGCGTGGGCGGCTTTGGACTGGATGACAAGGCGGGAGTTGCGATCCTGGTTCTGGTGGCGGAGTTGCTGCGATCGGCGGGCAGGAGGCCTGCTCTGGACCTGTACCTGGCGGTCACCAGTGCCGAGGAGACAGGCTGCGGCGGCGGAGCTTACGTGAGCCGGACAGTCCCGGCCAGCACGCAGATCGCTATTGAGATTGCACCGGTCGCCGAAGAGTACCCGGTGGCCCTCGGCCCCGATCCGGTGATCCTGTACAAGGACGTCACGATGCAGTACCACAAGGGCCTCGCCGACCAACTCGCACGGACTGCGGACGAGGTCTGTGGCGGACATCAGCGGATGCTGGTGCGGTCCTTCGGGAGCGATGCGAGTTCGGCGGCTCGGTATGGGCTGGCTGGTCGTGCAGGCTGCATCGGCTTTCCGACCGAGAACACCCACGGCTTCGAAGTGGGGCACCTGGGCGCGATGGAGAACTGCGCACGGGTGCTGGCCAGATTGGCGAGCGGGGACTAA
- a CDS encoding trimethylamine methyltransferase family protein: MPRGMVLDDKKAQVLGEAVRRVLKESGVWVHHPRMLEALAEKGAGVEAGSKHVRLTDELIDEVLALQKARGLVEAPASLEAASTYSVSMGFEITPLYYDFDAGKPRHPTQADLESMVKLAQRLPEVTTVGAPLTLVGSSALFEPLESFLTVARLTDKPIS; the protein is encoded by the coding sequence ATGCCGCGGGGCATGGTTCTCGATGACAAGAAGGCGCAGGTGCTGGGGGAGGCTGTGCGTCGCGTGCTGAAGGAGTCCGGTGTCTGGGTGCACCATCCGCGGATGCTGGAGGCGCTTGCGGAAAAGGGCGCTGGGGTAGAGGCCGGCAGCAAGCACGTGCGTCTGACGGACGAGCTGATAGACGAGGTCCTTGCGCTTCAGAAGGCGCGCGGGCTGGTGGAAGCGCCGGCGTCGCTGGAGGCTGCGTCGACCTACAGCGTGTCGATGGGCTTTGAGATCACGCCGCTGTACTACGACTTCGATGCGGGGAAGCCGCGCCACCCCACTCAGGCCGACCTCGAGAGCATGGTCAAACTGGCCCAGAGGCTGCCCGAGGTCACCACGGTTGGGGCTCCGCTGACGCTGGTCGGGAGCAGTGCCCTGTTCGAACCGCTGGAGAGCTTCCTGACGGTCGCGCGTCTGACGGACAAGCCGATCAGTG
- a CDS encoding SprT family zinc-dependent metalloprotease, which translates to MTPSRGEDPGKGAAAGPPVVVASSALGVAGGAARTDSRPREPAREPVVRRVTDARGTVEYALVRRRGRRRITILVHPQKGVEVRAGLGTPLREIETFVRRQMDWIRARLREAEGKRLAPRRYTAGETLLIRGREVTLEVRQSLFGDGEVSLRGHRLSVQVGPAASAEARREQVRLALRRWYVQEAVKDCRERFAVLGKRVGVQPRRVVVKDMTSRWGSCSSKGNVSISYRVVMAPAEVMDYLIVHELCHLRHPDHSPAFWGYVAQVMPGYEAPKAWLRTHGHELRL; encoded by the coding sequence TTGACACCCTCCAGAGGTGAAGACCCCGGCAAGGGTGCTGCTGCCGGGCCGCCAGTGGTAGTTGCGAGCTCCGCGCTGGGAGTTGCGGGCGGTGCTGCGCGGACGGATTCGCGACCCCGTGAGCCTGCACGGGAACCGGTCGTGCGTCGGGTTACTGATGCTAGGGGCACAGTGGAGTACGCCCTGGTCCGACGTCGTGGACGGCGGAGGATCACGATCCTCGTCCACCCGCAGAAGGGCGTCGAGGTTCGGGCAGGACTGGGCACGCCGCTGCGCGAGATCGAGACCTTCGTGCGCCGGCAGATGGACTGGATCCGCGCGAGGCTGAGAGAGGCAGAAGGGAAGCGCCTTGCGCCCCGACGATACACGGCGGGGGAGACGCTGCTGATCCGGGGCCGGGAAGTGACGCTGGAGGTTCGCCAGAGCTTGTTCGGCGACGGCGAGGTGAGCCTGCGCGGACACAGGCTGAGCGTGCAGGTTGGCCCCGCAGCCAGCGCCGAAGCCCGACGGGAACAGGTTCGCCTGGCGCTGCGGCGCTGGTACGTGCAGGAGGCGGTGAAGGACTGCCGGGAGCGGTTTGCTGTGCTCGGGAAACGGGTGGGCGTGCAGCCGCGACGGGTCGTGGTGAAAGACATGACAAGCCGCTGGGGAAGCTGCTCGAGCAAGGGCAACGTGAGCATCAGCTACCGCGTTGTGATGGCTCCGGCCGAGGTGATGGACTACCTGATTGTGCACGAGCTGTGTCACCTCCGTCACCCGGACCACTCGCCGGCTTTTTGGGGTTACGTCGCGCAGGTCATGCCGGGGTATGAAGCCCCGAAGGCCTGGCTGCGCACTCATGGCCATGAGCTGAGGCTGTAG